In one window of Opitutus sp. GAS368 DNA:
- a CDS encoding substrate-binding domain-containing protein: protein MKKLLLLLATGLTIGAAPASAAPRTIVIGVVAKSQGNAVFQAARVGAQDAARELSAKYGMNIKIDWRTPNEEDAQKQAEAIEQLVLAGAEGISVSCSDANKLTDAINHAVDNGVPVATFDSDAPASKRFVTYGVDDEQCGAQTMAELAKVMNGKGVVAILAGNPNAPNLQKRVAGAKKEAAKYPGITIRDTYYHKETPQDAAAKVEQVMQANPDITGWAMIGGWPLFTENALKWQPGTVQCVAVDALPAELAYIRSGHVPVLLAQQCYEWGHRTVELLIEKIVDHKNPPAVKEVSALIPVTKANVDEFGKNWVKWLPH, encoded by the coding sequence ATGAAAAAACTACTCCTGCTCCTCGCGACCGGTCTCACCATCGGCGCCGCGCCGGCCTCCGCCGCGCCCCGCACCATCGTCATCGGCGTCGTCGCCAAGTCCCAGGGCAACGCCGTCTTCCAAGCCGCCCGCGTCGGCGCACAGGATGCCGCCAGGGAGCTCAGCGCCAAATACGGCATGAACATCAAGATCGACTGGCGCACCCCCAACGAGGAGGACGCCCAGAAGCAGGCCGAGGCCATCGAGCAACTCGTGCTCGCCGGCGCCGAGGGTATCTCGGTCAGCTGCTCCGACGCCAACAAGCTCACCGACGCCATCAACCACGCCGTCGACAACGGCGTGCCGGTCGCGACCTTCGACTCCGACGCCCCCGCCTCCAAGCGCTTCGTCACCTACGGGGTCGACGACGAGCAATGCGGCGCGCAGACGATGGCCGAGCTCGCCAAGGTCATGAACGGGAAGGGCGTCGTCGCCATCCTCGCTGGCAATCCCAACGCGCCCAACCTCCAGAAGCGCGTCGCCGGCGCGAAGAAGGAAGCCGCCAAGTATCCGGGCATCACGATCCGCGACACCTATTACCACAAGGAGACGCCGCAGGACGCCGCCGCCAAGGTCGAGCAGGTCATGCAGGCCAACCCCGACATCACCGGTTGGGCCATGATCGGCGGCTGGCCGCTCTTCACCGAGAACGCCCTCAAGTGGCAGCCCGGCACCGTGCAGTGTGTCGCCGTGGACGCCCTGCCCGCGGAGCTCGCCTACATCCGCAGCGGCCACGTGCCGGTCCTCCTCGCCCAGCAGTGCTACGAGTGGGGTCACCGCACGGTCGAGTTGCTGATCGAGAAAATCGTCGACCACAAGAACCCGCCCGCCGTGAAGGAGGTCAGCGCGCTGATCCCCGTCACCAAGGCCAACGTGGACGAGTTCGGCAAGAACTGGGTCAAGTGGCTGCCGCACTGA
- a CDS encoding glycerophosphodiester phosphodiesterase family protein, with the protein MKLIAHRGASHDAPENTLAALRLGYAQGADAGEVDVHLSRDARIVVHHDADTGRTAGLRHAVAAQSLAELRSLNVGQWGKWHASAFSENIPPLADVLPLVPAGRRLFVELKVGAEILPELERVLRASGLAPAQLALITFDLATARAVKLRLPAHEVCWVAEPPAPLDGLIRQAKTAGLDGLDLGYKFPIDAAFVQKVHGAGLKLYTWTVDDPAVARAQRAAGIDGLTTNRPGWMREQLSAA; encoded by the coding sequence TTGAAACTCATCGCCCATCGCGGCGCCTCGCACGACGCCCCCGAGAACACCCTCGCGGCGCTCCGGCTCGGCTACGCGCAGGGCGCCGACGCCGGCGAGGTCGACGTCCATCTCAGCCGGGACGCCCGCATCGTGGTGCACCATGATGCGGACACCGGCCGCACCGCCGGCCTGCGACACGCCGTCGCCGCCCAGTCCCTGGCCGAGCTGCGCTCGCTCAATGTCGGCCAATGGGGCAAATGGCACGCCTCGGCCTTCTCCGAAAATATCCCGCCCCTCGCCGACGTCCTCCCCCTCGTGCCGGCCGGCCGCCGGCTGTTCGTCGAGCTCAAGGTCGGCGCGGAAATCCTCCCGGAACTCGAGCGGGTGCTCCGGGCCTCCGGCCTCGCCCCGGCTCAGCTCGCCCTCATCACCTTCGATCTCGCCACGGCGCGCGCGGTGAAACTCCGCCTGCCGGCCCACGAGGTCTGCTGGGTCGCGGAGCCGCCGGCCCCGCTCGACGGCCTGATCCGCCAGGCGAAAACGGCCGGACTCGACGGACTCGACCTCGGTTACAAGTTCCCGATCGACGCGGCCTTCGTCCAAAAAGTCCATGGTGCCGGGCTGAAACTCTACACGTGGACGGTCGATGACCCGGCCGTGGCGCGCGCCCAACGTGCCGCCGGGATCGACGGGCTCACGACCAACCGACCCGGTTGGATGCGGGAACAACTCTCCGCCGCATGA
- a CDS encoding sugar ABC transporter ATP-binding protein — protein MKRFPGVLALDGVGFSVERGTCHALIGENGAGKSTLGKILAGVQTADGGEIRLDGKVIAPDSPLAARELGIAMVHQELAFCPNLSVAENLCLGDLPRRAGFVNRTELRARAKAMLATIGADIDPDVIIGTLSTGREQLVQIAAAVGTGAKVIVMDEPSSSLSAAETAELFRLVRDLKSRGITLIYVSHRIEELFALCDNITVLRDGKHVATERIADTTPHRVVTQMIGRELLIATPNHLAKPLGDERLRVEGLASPRKFSNIDLSVRAGEIVGVAGIVGAGRSEVVEAIFGLDPAVTGRITVKHTPLPGGSRDAALAAGLGLVPEDRKRQGLVLGLNCRENTCLAALPSLTTLGWVRRVTERELARRYTQRLRVKAPSLETITAGLSGGNQQKIALAKWLARSCDVLLIDEPTRGVDVGAKAEIYQLLDELACEGKALLVVSSELPELIGLCRRILVMRNGGIAGEVARADFSEAALMRLMAGVAAA, from the coding sequence ATGAAGCGTTTCCCGGGCGTGCTCGCGCTCGACGGGGTCGGCTTCAGCGTGGAACGCGGCACCTGCCACGCCCTCATCGGCGAGAACGGCGCCGGCAAGAGCACGCTGGGCAAGATCCTCGCCGGCGTGCAGACCGCCGACGGCGGCGAGATCCGGCTCGACGGCAAGGTCATCGCTCCCGATTCGCCGCTGGCCGCCCGTGAGCTGGGCATCGCGATGGTCCACCAGGAACTCGCCTTCTGCCCGAACCTGAGCGTCGCCGAGAACCTCTGCCTCGGCGACCTGCCCCGGCGCGCCGGCTTCGTCAACCGCACCGAGCTCCGGGCGCGCGCCAAGGCCATGCTCGCCACCATCGGCGCCGACATCGACCCCGACGTCATCATCGGCACCCTTTCCACCGGCCGCGAGCAGCTCGTGCAGATCGCCGCCGCCGTCGGCACCGGCGCCAAGGTCATTGTGATGGACGAACCCTCCAGTTCGCTCTCCGCCGCCGAGACCGCCGAGCTCTTCCGCCTCGTCCGCGACCTGAAGTCCCGCGGCATCACCCTCATCTACGTCTCGCACCGGATCGAGGAACTGTTCGCGCTGTGCGACAACATCACCGTGTTGCGTGACGGCAAACATGTCGCCACCGAGCGCATCGCCGACACCACGCCGCATCGCGTCGTGACCCAGATGATCGGCCGCGAGCTGCTCATCGCCACCCCGAACCACCTGGCCAAGCCGCTGGGCGACGAACGCCTTCGCGTCGAGGGCCTCGCCTCACCCCGGAAGTTTTCCAACATCGATCTCTCCGTCCGCGCCGGCGAGATTGTCGGTGTCGCCGGCATTGTCGGCGCCGGTCGCAGCGAGGTCGTCGAAGCCATCTTCGGCCTCGATCCCGCCGTCACCGGCCGCATCACGGTGAAGCACACCCCGCTGCCCGGCGGCTCGCGCGACGCCGCGCTCGCCGCCGGCCTCGGCCTCGTGCCCGAGGATCGCAAGCGCCAGGGCCTCGTGCTCGGCCTGAACTGCCGCGAGAACACCTGCCTCGCCGCGCTGCCCTCCTTGACCACGCTCGGCTGGGTGCGCCGCGTCACCGAGCGCGAGCTGGCCCGGCGCTACACGCAGCGGTTGCGCGTGAAGGCCCCTTCGCTCGAGACCATCACCGCCGGCCTCAGCGGCGGCAACCAGCAGAAGATCGCCCTGGCCAAGTGGCTCGCCCGTTCCTGCGACGTGCTGCTGATCGACGAACCGACGCGCGGCGTGGACGTCGGCGCCAAGGCCGAGATCTACCAGCTGCTCGACGAGCTCGCGTGCGAGGGCAAGGCGCTGCTGGTCGTCTCCTCCGAACTGCCCGAGCTCATCGGCCTCTGCCGCCGCATCCTCGTCATGCGCAACGGTGGCATCGCCGGCGAGGTCGCCCGCGCCGACTTCAGCGAAGCGGCGTTGATGCGGCTGATGGCGGGCGTGGCGGCGGCCTGA
- a CDS encoding response regulator, translating to MKLLKRILLVEDSLQDVNLTLAALGEHNLANEVVVARDGAEALDYLHARGAFAGHENGLPAVMLLDIKMPKVDGLEVLRQMKSDPALKTVPVVMLTSSREEPDLAKSYALGANAYVVKPVDFQQFFAAVEQVGAFWAVLNQPPPGTARAAHPGS from the coding sequence ATGAAATTACTCAAACGCATCCTCCTCGTCGAAGACAGCCTGCAGGACGTCAACCTGACCCTGGCCGCCCTCGGCGAGCACAACCTGGCCAATGAGGTCGTGGTGGCGCGCGATGGCGCCGAGGCCCTGGACTACCTACACGCCCGCGGCGCCTTCGCCGGGCACGAAAACGGGCTCCCTGCCGTGATGCTGCTCGACATCAAGATGCCCAAGGTGGACGGACTGGAGGTTCTCCGGCAAATGAAGTCGGATCCCGCGCTCAAGACCGTGCCCGTGGTCATGCTCACCTCCTCGCGCGAGGAGCCCGACCTGGCCAAAAGCTACGCCCTCGGCGCCAACGCCTACGTCGTGAAGCCGGTGGATTTCCAGCAGTTCTTTGCCGCCGTCGAACAGGTCGGCGCCTTCTGGGCCGTCCTCAACCAGCCGCCCCCCGGCACCGCCCGGGCCGCGCATCCCGGCTCATGA
- a CDS encoding PAS domain S-box protein codes for MLRNIPIRQKLILIILMISGVVMLLTHGAFFTYEYLVFRRTTLRQLSTLGEMLAANSTAALAFDNPDDAREILAALKAEQHVVAAALYDGKGQLFARYPDHASPAALPAAPGETGYRFADARLAGYQPVMQDGRRLGTLYLEFDTGVILRAWLWDSLEIALAVMAIVLLVAYGLSRSLQKQISSPILALAETARAISERRDYSVRAVKLGDDEVGFLTDALNLMLGQIHEQNQALQESEGRLRAVLNAALSAVTVIDTAGRIIDWNARAEKMFGWSRAEVLGQELAHLIIPSRHREAHRRGMGHFLSTGEGPVLNRTVEMSALRREGHEFPVELSISPLKTNDVVTFCGFITDITERKRAEAEIRELTQTLERRVVDRTAQLEAVNKELEAFSYSVSHDLRAPLRHVDGFAGLLLKSDGHLVSERGRGYLANIASAAKQMGMLIDDLLVFSQMGRSEMRLAPVDLKTLAEETIQTLRSQNPSRNIIWRAGALPVVQGDRPMLRQVLVNLFANAVKYTGPRDPAEIEYGCTDDPANGRVFFVRDNGVGFEMAYAHKLFGVFQRLHRAEEFEGTGIGLANVRRIITRHGGRTWAEGEPGRGATFYFTLPSTKELP; via the coding sequence ATGCTCCGCAACATACCCATCCGGCAAAAGCTGATCCTGATCATCCTGATGATCAGCGGGGTGGTGATGCTGCTGACGCACGGTGCGTTCTTCACCTACGAATACCTGGTTTTCCGCCGGACGACCCTCCGCCAGCTCTCCACGCTGGGTGAGATGCTCGCGGCCAACAGCACGGCCGCCCTGGCCTTTGACAACCCGGACGATGCGCGGGAAATCCTCGCGGCGCTCAAGGCGGAGCAGCATGTCGTGGCGGCGGCGCTCTACGACGGGAAAGGCCAGCTGTTCGCGCGTTACCCGGACCATGCGTCCCCGGCTGCCCTCCCGGCCGCGCCCGGGGAAACCGGTTATCGCTTCGCCGACGCACGCCTGGCCGGTTATCAGCCCGTGATGCAGGATGGGCGGAGGCTGGGCACGCTCTATCTGGAATTCGACACGGGGGTCATCCTGCGGGCGTGGCTCTGGGACTCCCTTGAGATTGCGCTGGCGGTGATGGCGATCGTCCTGCTGGTGGCCTACGGGCTGTCCCGGTCACTTCAAAAACAGATTTCCTCGCCCATTCTTGCTCTCGCCGAGACCGCGCGCGCCATTTCCGAGCGCCGTGATTATTCGGTCAGGGCCGTCAAACTGGGCGACGATGAAGTGGGGTTCCTGACCGATGCATTGAACCTGATGCTGGGGCAAATTCATGAACAGAACCAAGCCCTGCAGGAAAGCGAGGGCCGCCTGCGCGCCGTCCTGAATGCGGCGCTCAGTGCCGTGACTGTGATTGATACAGCGGGCAGGATCATCGACTGGAATGCGCGGGCTGAAAAGATGTTCGGCTGGTCCCGCGCCGAGGTGCTGGGCCAGGAACTCGCCCACCTGATCATCCCGTCGCGCCACCGTGAGGCCCACCGTCGCGGCATGGGGCATTTTCTCTCGACCGGCGAGGGTCCCGTCCTGAACCGCACCGTTGAGATGAGCGCGTTGCGCCGCGAGGGCCATGAGTTTCCCGTGGAATTGTCCATCAGTCCGCTCAAGACCAACGACGTGGTGACGTTTTGCGGTTTCATCACCGATATCACGGAACGCAAGCGGGCCGAGGCGGAGATCCGCGAGCTGACGCAAACATTGGAGCGGCGGGTGGTCGACCGCACCGCGCAGCTCGAGGCCGTCAACAAGGAGCTGGAGGCTTTCAGCTACTCGGTCTCGCACGACCTGCGCGCCCCGCTGCGGCATGTGGACGGCTTCGCCGGCCTCCTCCTCAAGTCGGATGGCCACCTCGTGTCGGAACGCGGGCGCGGCTACCTGGCCAACATCGCCAGCGCCGCGAAGCAGATGGGGATGCTGATCGACGACCTGCTGGTCTTTTCCCAGATGGGCCGCAGCGAGATGCGGCTGGCCCCGGTCGACCTGAAGACGCTCGCGGAGGAGACGATCCAGACGCTGCGCAGCCAGAACCCGTCGCGGAACATCATCTGGCGGGCCGGGGCGCTCCCCGTCGTGCAGGGCGACCGCCCCATGCTGCGGCAGGTGCTCGTCAACCTGTTCGCCAACGCCGTGAAATACACCGGCCCGCGCGACCCGGCGGAGATCGAGTATGGCTGCACGGACGACCCGGCGAACGGGCGGGTGTTTTTCGTGCGCGACAACGGCGTGGGCTTCGAGATGGCCTACGCGCACAAGCTCTTCGGGGTCTTCCAGCGGCTGCACCGCGCCGAGGAATTCGAGGGCACCGGCATCGGGCTCGCCAACGTCCGGCGCATCATCACCCGGCACGGCGGCCGCACCTGGGCCGAGGGCGAGCCCGGCCGAGGCGCCACTTTCTATTTCACCCTCCCGTCAACCAAGGAACTCCCATGA
- a CDS encoding YfiR family protein translates to MALLGTGRGWGEAPRLRGWLLLAALTLGGSAGEAQTPSVHEYQVKAVLLFNFTHFVEWPSTAFAGPEAPLVIGVLGADPFGPALDEAVRGEKVGARPLLIRRYPRVEDIDTCHLLFISRSEAGRLDGIVARLQNRSILTVSDAEGSALRGIMIRLVTEENRIRLRINLNAAKAAGLVLSSKLLRPAEIVTTDGK, encoded by the coding sequence ATGGCGCTTCTAGGCACAGGCCGGGGATGGGGTGAGGCGCCCCGGCTCCGGGGCTGGCTGCTGCTCGCGGCGCTGACCTTGGGCGGCAGCGCCGGGGAGGCGCAGACCCCGTCGGTGCACGAGTATCAGGTCAAGGCGGTCCTCCTGTTCAACTTCACCCATTTTGTCGAATGGCCGTCCACGGCCTTTGCCGGCCCGGAAGCACCGCTGGTCATCGGCGTGCTGGGCGCAGATCCTTTCGGCCCGGCGCTCGACGAGGCCGTGCGGGGCGAAAAGGTCGGCGCCCGGCCACTCCTCATCCGGCGTTACCCGCGGGTCGAGGACATCGACACCTGCCACCTGCTTTTCATCAGCCGTTCCGAAGCGGGCCGGCTCGATGGGATCGTCGCCCGGCTCCAAAACCGGAGCATCCTGACCGTGAGCGATGCCGAGGGCTCCGCCCTGCGCGGAATCATGATCCGGTTGGTCACCGAAGAAAACCGGATCCGCCTGCGCATCAACCTGAATGCCGCAAAAGCGGCCGGTCTCGTCCTCAGTTCCAAGCTGCTCCGCCCGGCGGAAATCGTCACCACGGACGGAAAATAA
- a CDS encoding TonB-dependent receptor, which translates to MPSLKQLSLDELLDIEVTSVSRRPEKLSETASAIQVITGDDIRRAGATSLPEALRLASNLEVAQIDSRQWAISARGFNGSSANKLLVLMDGRTLYSPLHAAVFWDVQDTLLEDVARIEVISGPGATQWGANAVNGVINITTKSAKDTQGLLVEGGGGSALSGFGGVRYGGTLAPGVYYRIYGKYTGLDSTRLLNGGDGANDSAMRQGGFRVDWDATADNLLTLQGDVYAGRIGQPGAADIEVRGANVLGRWTRTLSGRSSFSLQWYYDHTYRRIPGTFAEDLGTYDVDFQHRFTLGDRHDIIWGAGYRLIDDQQHNDYPVLAFLPADVARGSFNVFAQDEITLVPDRLHLTFGTKLEHNFYTGFELEPSSRLAWLVSKEQTVWAAVSRAVRTPSRIDGEFYAPRDPPFTLLQGNPNFLSEELLAYEFGWRVQPRPQLALALAAFYNDYDRLRSVERVNPATPLPFYLGNGTEGRSTGVELTADYRVTNSWRLRAGFTQTHLHLHNTPGSTAAAPTDDDPEHQFSVRSSVDLPGHWTVDTSYRFVARLTNSHVPAYDEADLSVGWTPTPALEFSVVGQNLLHARHAEFNAPASRQEIARSGYGKITWRF; encoded by the coding sequence GTGCCCTCGCTTAAGCAGCTGAGCCTGGATGAATTGCTGGATATCGAGGTTACGTCGGTTTCCCGGCGCCCCGAAAAGCTTTCCGAGACAGCCTCGGCCATCCAGGTCATCACCGGGGACGATATTCGCCGGGCGGGCGCCACCAGTCTGCCCGAGGCGCTCCGGCTCGCCTCGAACCTTGAGGTGGCGCAGATCGATTCGCGCCAGTGGGCCATCAGTGCGCGCGGTTTCAACGGCTCTTCCGCCAACAAACTCCTCGTGCTGATGGACGGCCGCACCCTTTACTCGCCGCTGCACGCCGCGGTGTTTTGGGATGTGCAGGACACGCTGCTCGAGGATGTCGCCCGCATCGAGGTCATCAGCGGCCCCGGCGCCACGCAGTGGGGCGCCAACGCCGTCAACGGCGTCATCAACATCACGACGAAAAGCGCAAAGGACACGCAGGGCCTGCTCGTCGAGGGTGGCGGTGGTTCGGCGCTGAGCGGCTTCGGCGGCGTGCGCTACGGTGGCACCCTCGCACCCGGCGTATACTACCGGATTTACGGGAAATATACCGGCCTGGACAGCACCCGGTTGCTCAATGGCGGCGACGGGGCGAACGACTCGGCCATGCGCCAGGGCGGCTTTCGCGTGGATTGGGATGCCACCGCTGACAACCTGCTCACGCTGCAAGGCGACGTCTACGCCGGCCGCATCGGTCAGCCCGGCGCGGCGGACATCGAGGTGCGCGGGGCCAACGTCCTCGGCCGCTGGACGCGCACGCTGTCCGGCAGATCCAGCTTCTCGCTGCAATGGTATTATGATCACACCTATCGTCGCATCCCCGGCACCTTTGCCGAGGACCTTGGCACCTACGACGTCGATTTCCAGCACCGTTTCACGCTCGGCGACCGGCATGACATCATCTGGGGCGCCGGCTACCGGTTGATCGACGACCAGCAGCACAACGACTATCCCGTGCTTGCGTTCCTTCCAGCGGACGTCGCGCGCGGGTCGTTCAACGTGTTCGCCCAGGACGAAATCACGCTGGTGCCGGACCGGCTGCACCTGACGTTCGGCACCAAACTCGAGCACAACTTCTACACCGGCTTTGAATTGGAGCCCAGCAGCCGGCTGGCGTGGCTCGTCAGCAAGGAACAGACCGTTTGGGCCGCCGTTTCCCGGGCGGTGCGCACGCCCTCGCGCATCGACGGCGAATTCTACGCCCCCCGCGATCCGCCGTTCACACTGTTGCAGGGCAATCCGAATTTCCTCTCCGAGGAGCTTCTGGCCTACGAATTCGGCTGGCGCGTGCAGCCCCGGCCGCAGCTCGCCCTCGCCCTCGCCGCATTTTACAATGATTACGACAGACTCCGCTCGGTGGAGCGGGTCAATCCGGCGACACCGTTGCCCTTTTATCTCGGCAATGGCACGGAAGGCAGGTCCACCGGCGTGGAACTGACGGCGGACTACCGGGTGACCAACTCGTGGCGGCTGCGGGCGGGTTTCACCCAAACGCATCTCCACCTCCACAACACGCCCGGCAGCACCGCCGCCGCTCCGACGGACGACGATCCCGAACATCAGTTCTCGGTGCGTTCCTCCGTGGATCTGCCCGGCCATTGGACCGTCGACACCTCCTACCGGTTCGTGGCGCGTCTCACGAACTCCCACGTGCCCGCTTACGACGAAGCGGACCTGAGCGTCGGCTGGACGCCCACGCCCGCACTGGAATTTTCTGTGGTCGGCCAAAACCTCCTGCACGCCCGCCATGCGGAATTCAACGCGCCGGCTTCGCGTCAGGAAATTGCGCGCAGTGGCTACGGAAAAATCACATGGCGCTTCTAG
- a CDS encoding ATP-binding protein — protein sequence MKILHVEDNPADAELVGAILSAEFPGCIITVVQSREPFLAGLATDIPPDIILSDFTLPTFDGIIALNLAREHAPGIPFIFLSGSIGEERAIAAIRAGAYDYVLKDNMARLAVVISRALADFAQRRQRKENERRLLELAGIIERASEAIVVSDMAGLITLWNNGAVRLYGIPAADALGRLSEEILSHSELIHVRAAHEATLETGEWQRELSITTRDGRDLVIDLRMTLVCDEAGRPSARLSIATDITAKKKLEAQFLRAQRVESLGMLAAGIAHDFNNVLTPVGMVAALLRPRLTEPGDIRMLDVLQKSAERGADLVRQIVGFARGAGGDLRLTPIQPILRDIIDVVQMSFPRSIVLAEHVPGGLWPIRANPSQIHQILLNLVVNARDAMLPQGGTLHLRAENLRLTASDAAVIEGAQPGEFLVITVSDTGTGIAPEVLARIWEPFFTTKGEGTGTGIGLSTVRGIAAAHGGFVTVDTRVGRGTTFRVFLPANKPDSELTGRSS from the coding sequence ATGAAGATCCTCCACGTCGAAGACAATCCCGCCGACGCCGAACTCGTCGGCGCAATCCTCTCGGCCGAGTTTCCCGGCTGTATCATCACGGTCGTTCAGTCCCGGGAACCGTTCCTCGCGGGCCTCGCGACCGACATCCCACCCGACATCATCCTCTCGGATTTCACCCTCCCGACGTTCGACGGGATCATCGCCCTGAATCTCGCCCGCGAGCACGCGCCGGGCATCCCGTTCATCTTCCTGTCCGGCTCCATCGGCGAGGAGCGCGCCATCGCGGCGATCCGGGCCGGGGCTTACGATTACGTGCTCAAGGACAACATGGCGCGCCTGGCCGTGGTCATCAGCCGCGCCCTCGCGGATTTCGCCCAGCGGCGCCAGCGCAAGGAGAATGAGCGCCGGCTCCTCGAACTCGCCGGCATCATCGAGCGGGCCAGCGAGGCCATCGTCGTCAGCGACATGGCCGGGCTGATCACCCTTTGGAACAACGGCGCCGTGCGGCTCTACGGCATCCCGGCGGCCGACGCCCTGGGCCGCCTTTCCGAGGAGATCTTGTCCCATAGCGAGCTCATCCATGTCCGCGCCGCCCACGAGGCCACGCTCGAAACGGGCGAGTGGCAGCGGGAACTCAGCATCACCACCCGCGATGGCCGGGATCTCGTCATCGACCTCCGCATGACCCTCGTCTGTGACGAGGCGGGCCGCCCCAGTGCGCGTCTCAGCATCGCCACCGACATCACCGCGAAAAAGAAACTCGAGGCGCAGTTTCTCCGCGCCCAACGCGTGGAAAGCCTCGGCATGCTGGCGGCCGGCATCGCCCACGATTTCAACAATGTCCTTACCCCGGTGGGCATGGTGGCCGCGCTGCTGCGCCCGCGCCTCACCGAGCCGGGCGATATCCGGATGCTGGACGTTCTCCAGAAGAGCGCCGAGCGCGGGGCGGACCTGGTCCGGCAGATCGTCGGCTTCGCCCGCGGGGCCGGCGGCGACCTTCGCCTCACGCCGATCCAGCCCATCCTCCGGGACATCATTGACGTCGTTCAGATGAGTTTCCCCAGGTCGATCGTCCTCGCCGAGCACGTGCCCGGCGGTCTCTGGCCGATCCGGGCCAACCCCTCGCAGATTCACCAGATCCTGCTCAATCTCGTGGTCAATGCGCGGGACGCCATGCTGCCCCAGGGCGGCACGCTGCACCTCCGCGCGGAAAATCTGCGACTCACGGCCAGCGACGCCGCCGTGATCGAAGGTGCGCAGCCCGGCGAGTTTCTGGTCATCACCGTCAGCGATACCGGCACTGGCATCGCTCCCGAGGTGCTCGCGCGCATCTGGGAGCCATTCTTCACGACCAAGGGTGAAGGCACGGGCACGGGTATCGGCCTTTCCACCGTTCGCGGCATCGCGGCGGCCCATGGCGGGTTCGTCACCGTCGATACGCGGGTCGGTCGCGGCACCACCTTTCGCGTCTTTCTGCCCGCAAACAAGCCCGACTCAGAATTGACCGGGCGGAGCTCTTAG
- a CDS encoding response regulator, giving the protein MARLLLIDDDELLREVLAEVLTSVGHTVTQAADGRSALAHPGIELVITDLVMPGCEGLETIAALRQKRPGLPIIAISGASTNSQIYLKMAAQLGAHRALSKPFEFAELLRLVDELLARPSESAGTSR; this is encoded by the coding sequence ATGGCCCGCCTCCTGCTCATCGACGACGACGAACTGCTCCGCGAAGTGCTGGCGGAGGTCCTCACCTCGGTCGGCCACACGGTGACCCAGGCGGCCGATGGCCGGTCGGCCCTCGCCCACCCGGGGATCGAACTGGTGATCACCGATCTGGTCATGCCCGGCTGCGAAGGGCTCGAGACCATCGCCGCGCTTCGGCAAAAGCGCCCGGGCCTGCCGATCATCGCCATTTCCGGTGCGTCCACCAATTCCCAGATCTACCTGAAAATGGCGGCCCAGCTGGGGGCGCACCGCGCGCTGTCCAAACCATTCGAATTCGCTGAACTCCTCCGCCTTGTCGATGAGCTCCTGGCGCGGCCCTCCGAATCCGCCGGCACGTCCCGATGA
- a CDS encoding response regulator transcription factor, giving the protein MSLRNLKVLICDDHALIREGLKRILLDTGKADHVGEVTTAEEAVAAVRREAWDIVILDINLGRRSGLDVLKEIKAEFPRLPILILSVYPEEQFALRVIRAGANGYLNKNLATKVLIEAIRQVLAGGQYLSPKVAEQLVNAVKQPAGQPLHAALSDREDEVLRLIAIGRTVGEIARQLDLSVKTVSTYRSIVLRKLGMENNAQLMRYAQEHKLGGW; this is encoded by the coding sequence ATGAGCCTGCGCAATCTGAAGGTGCTGATCTGCGACGACCACGCACTGATCCGGGAGGGCCTGAAACGCATCCTGCTCGATACGGGGAAGGCGGATCACGTCGGCGAGGTGACCACCGCCGAGGAAGCCGTCGCGGCGGTGCGGCGGGAGGCCTGGGACATCGTGATTCTCGACATCAATCTCGGCCGGCGCAGCGGGCTGGATGTATTGAAGGAGATCAAGGCCGAGTTCCCCCGGCTGCCCATCCTGATTCTCAGCGTGTATCCCGAGGAACAGTTTGCCCTGCGCGTGATCCGCGCCGGCGCCAATGGCTACCTGAACAAAAACCTGGCGACGAAGGTCCTGATCGAGGCGATCCGCCAGGTGCTGGCCGGCGGGCAGTATCTCAGCCCGAAGGTGGCGGAGCAGCTGGTCAACGCGGTCAAGCAGCCGGCCGGCCAGCCCTTGCATGCCGCACTGTCCGACCGCGAGGACGAGGTGTTGCGCCTGATCGCCATCGGCCGCACGGTGGGGGAAATTGCGCGGCAGCTCGACCTGAGCGTCAAGACCGTGAGCACCTACCGGAGCATCGTGTTGCGCAAGCTCGGCATGGAAAACAATGCCCAGCTCATGCGATATGCGCAGGAGCACAAGCTGGGTGGGTGGTAA